Proteins encoded within one genomic window of Rhododendron vialii isolate Sample 1 chromosome 1a, ASM3025357v1:
- the LOC131307652 gene encoding uncharacterized protein LOC131307652, translated as MSQQRPFQMMGGDFSDTTYTKIFVGGLAWETQRDAMRRYFEQFGEIQEAVVITDKNTGRSKGYGFVTFRDPDAATRACQNPSPVIDGRRANCNLASLGAQKTRPPTQHGTGRFRPAPGLMAPPAYHGSSSTYVHQPTNQYTFPYSGYGYPGYSQDTMYPANYYGTYAGQQFSPYYTGSATSPVGIYPNFYPFYANYAQNSQAHGFGVNQYPQMLQYPYLPRQYSPTGILSLPSSTASATPTTGTDSTPMENRIRNPVRVTTASAPGGGGGGGGVGAAADASQANRSVSEQSSST; from the exons ATGTCTCAACAAAGGCCGTTTCAAATGATGGGTGGTGATTTCAGCGACACAACTTATACCAAAATATTTGTGGGAGGATTGGCTTGGGAGACTCAGAGGGATGCAATGAGGCGGTATTTTGAGCAGTTTGGAGAGATCCAAGAGGCTGTTGTGATCACAGACAAGAATACTGGCAGATCCAAGGGTTATGGTTTT GTTACGTTTAGGGATCCAGATGCAGCAACGAGAGCTTGTCAAAACCCATCTCCTGTTATAGATGGAAGGAGGGCAAATTGCAACCTTGCATCACTCGGTGCCCAAAAGACTCGGCCACCTACCCAACATG GCACCGGGAGGTTTAGACCAGCTCCAGGACTGATGGCTCCTCCTGCTTATCATGGCTCTTCATCGACTTATGTCCATCAACCCACAAATCAATACACATTCCCTTATTCTGGTTATGG GTACCCTGGATATTCACAAGACACCATGTATCCTGCG AATTATTATGGTACATATGCAGGTCAACAATTCTCACCTTACTACACTGGGAGCGCAACAAGCCCAGTTGGGATTTACCCCAATTTCTACCCTTTCTATGCTAATTATGCACAGAATAGCCAGGCTCATGGTTTTGGAGTTAATCAGTATCCCCAGATGTTACAATACCCGTATTTGCCTCGGCAATATAGTCCCACAGGCATCCTATCACTTCCTTCCTCAACAGCATCCGCAACTCCTACAACAGGAACAG ATTCGACACCAATGGAAAACAGAATACGGAATCCCGTAAGAGTTACAACAGCATCAGCACcaggaggcggaggaggaggaggaggagtgggAGCAGCGGCTGATGCTTCTCAAGCCAACAGAAGTGTTTCTGAACAGAGCTCATCGACTTAA